One genomic window of Myxococcus guangdongensis includes the following:
- a CDS encoding DUF2911 domain-containing protein has translation MTNHRLSWHLCIPALAALFLLAATPAVAQKSIPPEKAPASPLAMTAKKLDDTTYVKVTYNSPRIQDPKTGEKRQIFGKLVPYGEVWRLGANQATELTTTGDIELAGKKLAAGTYSLFTIPQADKWTLIVSKDVGQWGAYKYDKTKDVLRVDVPTKKSADTYEALTITLDEKAPALNIAWENTQVSVPLSVAKKK, from the coding sequence ATGACCAACCATCGACTCTCGTGGCACCTGTGCATCCCCGCCCTCGCCGCGCTCTTCCTCCTCGCGGCCACACCCGCTGTGGCCCAGAAGTCGATTCCTCCCGAGAAGGCACCTGCCAGCCCCCTCGCCATGACGGCGAAGAAGCTGGACGACACCACGTACGTGAAGGTGACGTACAACTCGCCCCGCATCCAGGACCCCAAGACGGGCGAGAAGCGGCAGATCTTCGGCAAGCTCGTCCCCTACGGCGAGGTGTGGCGCCTGGGCGCGAACCAGGCCACGGAGCTGACCACCACGGGTGACATCGAGCTCGCCGGCAAGAAGCTCGCCGCCGGCACCTACTCGCTCTTCACCATTCCCCAGGCTGACAAGTGGACCCTCATCGTCAGCAAGGACGTGGGCCAGTGGGGCGCGTACAAGTACGACAAGACGAAGGACGTGCTGCGCGTCGACGTCCCCACGAAGAAGTCCGCCGACACCTACGAGGCCCTCACCATCACCCTCGACGAGAAGGCCCCCGCGCTCAACATCGCCTGGGAGAACACCCAGGTCTCCGTTCCCCTGAGCGTCGCCAAGAAGAAGTAG
- the nhaA gene encoding Na+/H+ antiporter NhaA, translated as MESPPPSTAPRTRSPTPVPALFRVAVAPLRAFFQLQTSSGILLALCAVLAMAWANSPWATSYEGLFDARLSFGVASTHATFTVRQLINDGLMTLFFFLVGMEVKRELSAGELRTPARAVLPLIAALGGMVVPGLIYAVINTGTPAQAGWAIPMATDIAFSIGCLSLVGSRVSHGLVVFLTALAIFDDIGGILVIALFYGTGVHGGWLLAAGAVVAVLVAFNRFYVRNGIPWLLAGAALWYTMHRGGIHATLAGVVIGLCIPSRPTRPGREVLDDLSVYIRDCTERSEDESMRGAQLLYIEERLEELEPPLNRFEHLWKGWVAYGIVPLFALANSGISLAGMGWAQLVSPVPLGIIVGLFVGKQVGILAFTWGAVRLGVSSMPGGGSLSQLHGVAVVAGIGFTVALFVAGLAFGDQPSVLNEAKLGIVVGSLLSALVGYVLLRFVAKPAVAV; from the coding sequence ATGGAGTCGCCTCCCCCCTCGACCGCCCCCAGGACACGCAGCCCGACGCCCGTGCCCGCCCTCTTTCGCGTGGCGGTCGCGCCGCTGCGCGCCTTCTTCCAGCTCCAGACCAGCAGCGGCATCCTCCTGGCCCTCTGCGCTGTCCTCGCCATGGCCTGGGCCAACTCCCCATGGGCCACGTCCTATGAGGGCCTCTTCGATGCCCGGCTGTCCTTCGGGGTGGCGAGCACCCACGCGACCTTCACCGTCCGACAGCTCATCAACGACGGGCTGATGACGTTGTTCTTCTTCCTCGTCGGCATGGAGGTCAAGCGCGAGCTGAGCGCCGGGGAGCTGCGCACGCCGGCCCGAGCCGTGCTCCCGCTCATCGCGGCCCTGGGCGGCATGGTGGTGCCGGGCCTGATCTACGCCGTCATCAACACGGGCACTCCCGCGCAGGCGGGCTGGGCCATCCCCATGGCCACCGACATCGCGTTCTCCATCGGGTGTCTGTCACTCGTGGGTTCGCGCGTGAGCCACGGGCTGGTGGTGTTCCTCACGGCGCTCGCCATCTTCGATGACATCGGCGGCATCCTGGTCATCGCGCTGTTCTACGGGACCGGTGTGCACGGCGGATGGCTCCTGGCCGCGGGCGCGGTGGTGGCGGTGCTGGTCGCGTTCAATCGCTTCTATGTCCGCAATGGCATCCCATGGCTGCTCGCAGGCGCGGCGCTCTGGTACACGATGCACCGCGGCGGCATCCACGCCACGCTGGCGGGTGTGGTGATAGGGCTGTGCATCCCCTCGCGGCCCACCAGGCCCGGGCGCGAGGTGCTCGACGACCTGTCCGTCTACATCCGGGACTGCACCGAGCGCTCCGAGGACGAGTCCATGCGGGGCGCGCAGCTGCTCTACATCGAGGAGCGCCTGGAGGAGCTCGAGCCGCCGCTCAACCGCTTCGAGCACCTGTGGAAGGGCTGGGTGGCGTACGGCATCGTGCCGCTGTTCGCGCTGGCGAACTCGGGCATCTCGCTGGCGGGCATGGGCTGGGCACAGCTCGTGTCGCCCGTGCCGCTGGGCATCATCGTCGGCCTCTTCGTGGGCAAGCAGGTGGGCATCCTCGCCTTCACGTGGGGGGCGGTGAGGCTGGGCGTGTCGTCGATGCCGGGCGGCGGGAGCCTCTCCCAGCTGCACGGGGTGGCGGTGGTCGCGGGCATCGGCTTCACGGTGGCGCTGTTCGTGGCGGGGCTGGCCTTCGGGGACCAGCCCTCGGTGTTGAACGAAGCGAAGCTGGGCATCGTGGTGGGCTCGCTGCTGTCGGCGCTGGTGGGGTATGTCCTCCTGCGCTTCGTGGCGAAGCCGGCGGTCGCGGTCTAA
- a CDS encoding kelch repeat-containing protein translates to MSRLLARLLLFLALLWLACGERRRVEDQNPRQTQALQDTALETWRPTGSMASGRVGHTATLLPTGQVLVSGGDDQEDYFAVASTELYNPMTGQWSSTGSMVTARHLHTATSLPSGQVLVSGGIGPEEDLASAEVYDLEKGQWSPTEPMTTARVGHTATLLPSGKVLVSGGGGAADALASTEVYDLEKGQWSPSASMTTARRGHTATLLRSGQVLVSGGGIPGDDRPNAEVYDPGKGHWMPTGAMVAARRDHEATLLPSGQVLVSGGLGPQRALASAELYDPMTGQWKSTGAMATARSGHTMTLLPSGKVLVTGGSDLEDFPSSAELYDPMTGQWSPTAPMAAVRSGHTATLLPSGQVLVAGGYHLGRDRSSAEVYGPTSEQWRPAESMTLARSSHTATLLPSGQVLVSGGNGPEDTLDGAEVYDPSTGQWSPTEPMTTARRSHTATLLPSGQVLVAGGQGPEGALDSAEVYDPTTRKWSSTGAMATARRYHKAILLPSGKVLVSGGNGPAAALESTEVYDPATGQWSPTGDMITARYSHTATLLPSGKVLVSGGHGRENHLASVELSGGNSDEDYLDSAEVYDPRTGLWTLTGAMDRARLAATATLLPSGKVLVSGGQHPGGIHTSAEVYDPMTGQWKVTGDMATARQDHTATLLSSGQVLVSGGQTLGGTSTLAEVYDPATGQWSPTGPMANARRYHTATLLPAGQVFGKLLVSGGRGPGGDRASAEVYAFLLDTTPPAAPALLTPVSGITTNDARPTYSGTTEPGSTVTVMVDGTVVWITVASVSAAWSVMQLGALADGAHSVKVWATDASGNTSPESNTHPFTVDTRPPVAPEVLTPATTNAWPTYSGTAEPGSTITVTLDGGVVGTTTTDDTGRWSYRPAMELSRGAHIAEVTATDSGGNVSPITVYAFTVDSVAPRMPELTAPGAWVNTSMPVIGGRAEEGSTVTVWLDEQEAGHALMDAAGNWSFAPTTPLSEGAHRVSTAARDAVGNDSLRSPDAHFTVDTLPPPAPEVRSPSTIAPSQKVTVRGVAEPGTTVMVWLDGIAAGTAQMDEVGNWSLVLTTTLTDGRHLVVASATDEALNTSPLSRAHPIFVSESHYGWSCATTPALPATWALLTLALLLRRHRPSRPI, encoded by the coding sequence ATGTCGAGGCTGCTCGCGCGTCTGCTCCTGTTTCTCGCGTTGCTGTGGTTGGCGTGCGGTGAGCGGAGGCGCGTCGAGGACCAGAACCCGCGTCAGACCCAGGCCCTTCAAGACACGGCCCTGGAGACGTGGCGGCCCACGGGATCCATGGCCTCGGGACGCGTGGGCCACACTGCGACGTTGCTGCCAACAGGACAGGTGCTGGTCTCCGGCGGCGATGACCAGGAAGACTATTTCGCCGTCGCCAGCACGGAGCTCTACAACCCGATGACGGGACAGTGGAGCTCGACAGGCTCCATGGTCACGGCACGCCATCTCCACACGGCGACATCGTTGCCCTCAGGGCAGGTGCTGGTCTCCGGTGGGATTGGCCCAGAAGAAGATCTCGCCAGCGCGGAGGTCTACGACCTGGAGAAGGGACAGTGGAGTCCCACGGAGCCCATGACCACGGCTCGCGTGGGCCATACGGCGACGTTGTTGCCCTCGGGCAAGGTCCTGGTCTCCGGTGGTGGTGGCGCGGCGGACGCCCTCGCCAGCACGGAGGTCTACGACCTGGAGAAGGGACAGTGGAGTCCCTCGGCGTCCATGACCACGGCACGCAGGGGCCATACGGCGACATTGCTGCGCTCAGGTCAGGTGCTGGTCTCCGGGGGGGGAATCCCAGGCGACGACAGGCCCAACGCGGAGGTCTACGACCCGGGCAAGGGACACTGGATGCCCACAGGCGCAATGGTCGCGGCACGCCGTGACCATGAGGCGACGCTCCTGCCCTCGGGCCAGGTGCTGGTCTCCGGTGGCCTTGGCCCTCAAAGAGCCCTCGCCAGCGCGGAGCTCTACGACCCGATGACGGGACAGTGGAAGTCCACGGGCGCCATGGCCACGGCACGCTCTGGCCATACGATGACGTTGTTGCCCTCGGGCAAGGTGCTGGTCACCGGAGGGAGTGACCTGGAAGATTTCCCCTCCAGCGCGGAGCTCTACGACCCGATGACGGGGCAGTGGAGCCCGACGGCCCCCATGGCCGCGGTTCGCTCTGGCCATACGGCGACGTTGTTGCCCTCGGGGCAGGTGCTGGTCGCCGGTGGCTATCACCTGGGCCGCGACCGCTCCAGCGCGGAGGTCTATGGCCCGACGTCGGAGCAGTGGCGTCCCGCGGAGTCCATGACCCTGGCACGCAGTTCCCACACGGCGACGTTGTTGCCCTCGGGGCAGGTGCTGGTCTCCGGTGGCAATGGTCCCGAGGACACCCTCGACGGCGCGGAGGTCTACGACCCGTCGACGGGGCAGTGGAGTCCCACGGAGCCCATGACCACGGCACGCCGTTCACACACGGCGACGTTGTTGCCCTCGGGGCAGGTGCTGGTCGCCGGTGGCCAGGGTCCAGAAGGCGCCCTCGACAGCGCGGAGGTCTACGACCCGACGACGAGAAAGTGGAGCTCCACGGGCGCCATGGCCACGGCACGCCGTTACCACAAGGCGATCCTGCTGCCCTCGGGCAAGGTCCTGGTCTCCGGAGGCAATGGCCCCGCAGCAGCCCTCGAAAGCACAGAGGTCTACGACCCGGCGACGGGGCAGTGGAGTCCCACAGGGGACATGATCACGGCACGCTATTCCCACACAGCGACGTTGTTGCCCTCGGGCAAGGTCCTGGTCTCCGGAGGTCACGGCCGGGAGAACCACCTCGCCAGCGTGGAGCTCTCCGGCGGTAACAGCGACGAGGACTACCTCGACAGCGCGGAGGTCTACGACCCGAGGACAGGACTGTGGACGCTCACGGGGGCGATGGACCGGGCACGCCTGGCCGCGACGGCGACGCTGCTGCCCTCGGGCAAGGTCCTGGTCTCCGGTGGCCAGCACCCAGGCGGCATCCACACCAGCGCGGAGGTCTACGACCCGATGACGGGACAGTGGAAGGTCACGGGCGACATGGCCACGGCACGCCAAGACCACACGGCGACGTTGCTGTCCTCGGGCCAGGTGCTGGTCTCCGGTGGCCAGACCCTCGGTGGCACCAGCACCCTTGCAGAGGTCTACGACCCGGCGACGGGACAGTGGAGTCCCACGGGCCCCATGGCCAATGCGCGCCGCTACCACACCGCAACGTTGCTGCCCGCTGGCCAGGTGTTCGGCAAGCTCCTGGTCTCCGGCGGCAGGGGCCCGGGCGGAGACCGCGCCAGTGCGGAGGTGTACGCGTTCTTGCTGGACACCACGCCGCCGGCAGCCCCAGCGTTGCTCACTCCCGTCAGCGGAATCACCACCAACGACGCTCGGCCCACGTACAGTGGCACGACGGAGCCGGGCAGCACCGTCACGGTGATGGTGGATGGGACGGTCGTGTGGATCACGGTGGCCAGTGTCTCGGCCGCGTGGAGCGTCATGCAGCTCGGGGCGCTGGCGGATGGCGCCCACTCCGTGAAGGTCTGGGCGACGGATGCCTCGGGCAACACCAGCCCCGAGTCCAACACCCATCCATTCACGGTGGACACCAGGCCGCCGGTGGCCCCGGAGGTCCTCACACCCGCCACCACCAACGCCTGGCCCACCTACAGCGGCACGGCGGAGCCAGGCAGCACCATCACCGTGACCCTGGATGGGGGCGTGGTTGGAACCACCACGACGGATGACACGGGCCGTTGGAGTTACCGCCCCGCCATGGAGTTGTCCCGAGGCGCCCACATCGCCGAGGTCACGGCCACCGACTCCGGGGGCAACGTCAGCCCCATCACCGTCTACGCCTTCACGGTCGACTCCGTGGCGCCCAGGATGCCTGAGCTGACGGCGCCTGGAGCCTGGGTCAATACGTCGATGCCTGTCATCGGCGGCAGGGCGGAAGAGGGCAGCACGGTGACGGTGTGGCTGGATGAACAGGAAGCAGGCCACGCCCTGATGGACGCTGCGGGCAATTGGAGCTTCGCGCCAACGACTCCGCTGTCCGAGGGCGCGCATCGGGTATCCACCGCGGCCAGGGATGCCGTGGGAAATGACAGCCTCCGCTCTCCGGACGCTCACTTCACGGTCGACACCCTGCCTCCGCCGGCGCCGGAGGTGCGCTCGCCCAGCACCATCGCTCCCTCCCAGAAGGTCACGGTCCGCGGCGTGGCGGAGCCGGGCACCACGGTGATGGTGTGGCTGGATGGTATTGCCGCGGGAACAGCCCAGATGGATGAGGTGGGAAACTGGAGCCTCGTCCTCACCACGACGCTGACCGACGGCCGCCACCTGGTCGTGGCCTCCGCCACGGATGAAGCCCTCAACACCAGCCCGCTCTCCAGGGCGCATCCCATCTTCGTCTCCGAAAGCCACTACGGCTGGAGTTGTGCCACCACGCCCGCCCTGCCTGCCACCTGGGCCTTGCTGACGCTGGCCTTGCTCCTCCGCAGGCACCGGCCCAGCCGCCCCATCTGA
- a CDS encoding ABC1 kinase family protein, giving the protein MNFQDLNRVRQITVIAARHGFGEVLERAGLWRILGRQEKVEVSPEAQRASTARRFRMLLNDLGPTFVKLGQVLSTRADLLPAEFVDELALLQDNVDPIPLEQVHAQIRESLGKDARELFKHIDEAPLAAASIAQVHRAVTLEGDEVVVKVQRPGIAASIDSDLVVLRNLARLLEAVVEETGIYTPTGIVDEFDRAIHEELDFINEAANIRAFLENHREREYMKIPRVYAALSSRTVLTLEFIRGLKISQAELSDEDRKAIAHHILEASFRQLFDDGLFHGDPHPGNVLLLEGNRLALLDFGVVGRLTRPMQETLVMLCLAVALKDSDSVARILYRVGVPDARANLVGFRNDIESILGQHLPTTLGQVDTRSLLRDLLDLAVKYRIRIPKEYALLSRASVSTEGMLRSLYPEMNIVEVVLPYAKELLAGRYDPMQLQGGLMRTLLRIQSMAADLPTQLSQILLDMESGKFTVTVRADQFEKLNENLRSASVIMFMGLCACGLIVGAFISFAPKPWMYGNIPVLGALGIALAAALFGAAITWYLFGGRGLGKVRLSKYLKGPKRK; this is encoded by the coding sequence GTGAACTTCCAGGACCTGAACCGTGTGCGGCAGATTACGGTCATCGCGGCCCGTCACGGCTTCGGCGAGGTGCTGGAGCGCGCGGGGCTGTGGCGCATCCTCGGGAGGCAGGAGAAGGTCGAGGTGTCGCCGGAGGCGCAGCGTGCGTCCACGGCCCGGCGCTTCCGGATGCTGCTCAACGATTTGGGCCCCACCTTCGTGAAGCTGGGCCAGGTGCTCTCCACTCGGGCGGACCTGTTGCCCGCGGAGTTCGTGGACGAGCTGGCGCTGCTGCAGGACAACGTGGACCCGATTCCCCTGGAGCAGGTGCACGCGCAGATTCGCGAGTCGCTGGGCAAGGACGCCCGCGAGCTGTTCAAGCACATCGACGAGGCGCCGCTGGCGGCGGCGTCGATTGCCCAGGTGCACCGGGCGGTGACGCTGGAGGGCGACGAGGTGGTGGTGAAGGTGCAGCGGCCGGGCATCGCCGCGAGCATCGACTCGGACCTGGTGGTGCTGCGAAACCTGGCGCGCCTCTTGGAAGCCGTGGTGGAGGAGACGGGCATCTACACGCCCACGGGCATCGTCGACGAGTTCGACCGGGCCATCCACGAGGAGCTCGACTTCATCAACGAGGCCGCCAACATCCGCGCGTTCCTGGAGAACCACCGGGAGCGCGAGTACATGAAGATTCCGCGCGTCTACGCGGCGCTGTCGAGCCGGACGGTGCTGACGCTGGAGTTCATCCGCGGGCTGAAGATCAGCCAGGCGGAGCTGTCGGACGAGGACCGGAAGGCCATCGCCCACCACATCCTGGAGGCGAGCTTCCGGCAGCTCTTCGACGACGGGCTCTTCCACGGAGATCCGCATCCGGGGAACGTGTTGCTGCTGGAGGGCAACAGGCTGGCGCTGCTGGACTTCGGCGTGGTGGGTCGGCTGACGCGGCCGATGCAGGAGACGCTGGTGATGTTGTGCCTCGCGGTGGCGCTGAAGGACAGCGACTCGGTGGCGCGCATCCTCTACCGGGTGGGCGTGCCGGACGCGCGGGCCAACCTGGTGGGCTTCCGCAACGACATCGAGAGCATCCTGGGACAGCACCTGCCCACGACGCTGGGCCAGGTGGACACGCGCTCGCTGCTGCGGGACTTGTTGGATCTGGCGGTGAAGTACCGCATCCGGATTCCGAAGGAGTACGCGCTGCTCAGCCGCGCGTCGGTGTCGACGGAGGGCATGCTGCGCAGCCTGTATCCGGAGATGAACATCGTGGAGGTGGTGCTGCCGTACGCGAAGGAGCTGCTCGCGGGGCGCTATGACCCGATGCAGCTGCAGGGCGGGCTGATGCGCACGCTGCTGCGCATCCAGTCGATGGCGGCGGACCTGCCCACGCAGCTGTCGCAGATTCTCTTGGACATGGAGTCGGGCAAGTTCACGGTGACGGTGCGGGCGGACCAGTTCGAGAAGCTGAACGAGAACCTGCGCAGCGCCTCGGTCATCATGTTCATGGGGTTGTGTGCCTGCGGACTCATCGTCGGGGCGTTCATCTCCTTCGCGCCCAAGCCGTGGATGTACGGGAACATCCCGGTGCTCGGGGCGCTGGGCATCGCGCTGGCGGCGGCGCTCTTCGGCGCGGCCATCACCTGGTACCTGTTCGGTGGACGTGGGTTGGGCAAGGTGCGGCTGAGCAAGTACTTGAAGGGGCCGAAGCGGAAGTGA
- the mutS gene encoding DNA mismatch repair protein MutS: protein MAVTQQMKAAKAAAMELPVDPTQDVAPDGEKASEGSGAREIASLTPMMRQYLEVKALHPDSVLFFRLGDFYEMFFEDAVKASEILQITLTARAKGADKVPMCGIPYHSSRRYIARLIGEGLKVAICEQVEEAGSGPGIVRREVTRVITPGMVLDEEVLEPRDSNFLAAVFWNEKGWGGALLEASTGEFLAMEAGSAAELAESLSRVEPRELLVPAGQRNSAEVAQLCSRLPRVPAVAEGELAAFEPARAAGFLRSHFAVQSLSAFGLDDAPLATGAAGAALRYLKDTQKTPAAHVDRLSRQERSGSLLMDESSRANLEVLRSQRDGGRKGSLLGVLDRTVTSLGARKLARWLASPLGSLPEIHARLDAVEELSAKSVWREELSGILKEVADLERLTGRLSLGAGNARDLRALGVSLAQLPRLGAALARCQASLLQSLAGPLTALPELANLLARSVVDEPPVALKEGGFIRQGYHAELDRLVELSTSGKDVLLKIEAREKERTGIGSLKIRYNKVFGYYLEVTKSNLHLVPADYIRKQTTVGAERFVTPELKEHEEQVLTAEERRCALELQLFEELRAKVAQAAPRIRSAAEAVATADALLSFARCASEYGYTRPEVDASEVLSITAGRHPVVERMLGAGESFVPNDVRMDPEDAQLLVITGPNMAGKSTVMRQVALTALMAQAGSFVPAKAARIGLCDRIFTRVGAADNLARGQSTFMVEMTETSHILHHATNKSLIILDEIGRGTSTFDGLSIAWAVAEHLHDHVSARTLFATHYHELVDLARERSKVKNLCIAVKEQGGKVIFLRKLIPGGASRSYGIEVAKLAGLPTEVVGRARELLQNLESGELDDAGRPRVAVRQNPKKAAVAAGQLGLFGEPVAPAPALPASHQKALEALKSAAINNLTPLDALNLLAKLQRELE from the coding sequence ATGGCCGTGACGCAGCAGATGAAGGCAGCCAAGGCAGCAGCGATGGAGCTTCCCGTGGACCCGACGCAGGACGTCGCGCCGGATGGGGAGAAGGCGAGCGAAGGCTCGGGCGCGAGGGAGATCGCGTCCCTGACGCCGATGATGCGCCAGTACCTCGAGGTGAAGGCGCTGCACCCGGACTCGGTGCTCTTCTTCCGGCTCGGGGACTTCTACGAGATGTTCTTCGAGGACGCGGTGAAGGCCTCGGAGATCCTCCAGATCACGCTCACCGCCAGGGCCAAGGGCGCCGACAAGGTGCCCATGTGCGGCATCCCCTACCACTCCTCGCGCCGCTACATCGCGCGCCTCATCGGCGAGGGGCTGAAGGTCGCCATCTGCGAGCAGGTGGAGGAGGCCGGCAGCGGGCCCGGCATCGTCCGGCGCGAGGTGACGCGGGTCATCACCCCCGGCATGGTGCTGGACGAGGAGGTGCTCGAGCCTCGCGACAGCAACTTCCTGGCGGCGGTGTTCTGGAACGAGAAGGGCTGGGGTGGGGCGCTGTTGGAGGCGTCCACCGGCGAGTTCCTCGCGATGGAGGCGGGCTCGGCGGCGGAGCTGGCGGAGTCGCTGTCGCGCGTGGAGCCTCGGGAGCTGTTGGTGCCCGCGGGGCAGCGCAATTCGGCGGAGGTGGCGCAGCTGTGCTCGCGGCTGCCTCGCGTGCCGGCGGTGGCGGAGGGCGAGCTTGCGGCGTTCGAGCCTGCGCGTGCCGCGGGCTTCCTGCGGTCGCACTTCGCGGTGCAGTCGTTGTCGGCGTTCGGGTTGGATGACGCGCCGCTGGCCACGGGGGCTGCGGGCGCGGCGCTGCGGTATCTGAAGGACACGCAGAAGACGCCCGCGGCGCACGTGGACCGGCTGAGCCGGCAGGAGCGCTCGGGCAGCCTGCTGATGGATGAATCCTCTCGCGCGAACCTGGAGGTCCTGCGCTCGCAGCGGGATGGTGGGCGCAAGGGTTCGCTGCTCGGAGTGCTGGACCGGACGGTGACGAGCCTGGGGGCGCGGAAGCTGGCGCGCTGGCTGGCCTCGCCGCTGGGGTCGCTCCCGGAGATCCACGCGCGGCTGGACGCGGTGGAGGAGCTGTCCGCGAAGAGCGTGTGGCGTGAGGAGCTGTCGGGCATCCTCAAGGAAGTGGCGGACCTGGAGCGGCTGACGGGCCGGCTGTCGTTGGGCGCGGGGAATGCGCGGGACCTGCGGGCGCTCGGGGTTTCACTGGCGCAGCTGCCCCGGTTGGGTGCGGCGCTGGCGCGGTGTCAGGCGTCGTTGCTCCAGTCGCTCGCGGGGCCGCTGACGGCGCTGCCGGAGCTGGCGAACCTGTTGGCGCGCTCGGTGGTGGACGAGCCTCCCGTCGCGCTGAAGGAAGGCGGCTTCATCCGGCAGGGGTACCACGCGGAGCTGGACCGCCTGGTGGAGCTGTCGACGTCCGGCAAGGACGTGCTGCTGAAGATCGAGGCGCGGGAGAAGGAGCGCACCGGCATCGGCTCGCTGAAGATCCGCTACAACAAGGTCTTCGGGTACTACCTGGAGGTGACGAAGTCGAACCTGCACCTGGTGCCGGCGGATTACATCCGCAAGCAGACCACGGTGGGGGCGGAGCGGTTCGTCACGCCGGAGCTGAAGGAGCACGAGGAGCAGGTGCTGACGGCGGAGGAGCGCCGGTGCGCGCTGGAGCTGCAGCTCTTCGAGGAGCTGCGGGCGAAGGTGGCGCAGGCGGCGCCGCGCATCCGTTCCGCGGCGGAGGCGGTGGCCACGGCGGACGCGCTGTTGTCCTTCGCGCGGTGCGCGTCGGAGTACGGCTACACGCGGCCGGAGGTGGACGCGTCGGAGGTGCTGAGCATCACCGCGGGGCGTCACCCGGTGGTCGAGCGGATGCTGGGGGCAGGGGAGTCCTTCGTTCCCAACGACGTTCGGATGGACCCGGAGGACGCGCAGCTGCTGGTCATCACGGGCCCGAACATGGCGGGCAAGAGCACGGTGATGCGGCAGGTGGCGCTGACGGCGCTGATGGCGCAGGCGGGCTCGTTCGTTCCGGCGAAGGCGGCGCGGATTGGCCTGTGTGATCGCATCTTCACGCGCGTGGGCGCGGCGGACAACCTGGCGCGCGGCCAGTCGACGTTCATGGTGGAGATGACGGAGACCAGTCACATCCTCCACCATGCGACGAACAAGAGCCTCATCATCCTGGATGAGATTGGCCGTGGGACGTCGACGTTCGATGGTCTGTCCATCGCGTGGGCGGTGGCGGAGCACCTGCACGACCACGTGAGCGCGCGCACGCTGTTCGCGACGCACTACCACGAGCTGGTGGACCTGGCGCGTGAGCGGTCCAAGGTGAAGAACCTGTGCATCGCCGTGAAGGAGCAGGGCGGCAAGGTCATCTTCCTGCGGAAGCTGATTCCGGGCGGGGCGAGTCGCTCCTACGGCATCGAGGTGGCGAAGCTGGCGGGCCTGCCGACGGAGGTGGTGGGGCGGGCGCGCGAGCTGCTCCAGAACCTGGAGTCCGGGGAGCTGGATGACGCGGGGCGGCCCCGGGTGGCGGTGCGGCAGAACCCGAAGAAGGCGGCCGTGGCGGCTGGGCAGTTGGGGCTGTTTGGTGAGCCCGTGGCTCCGGCTCCCGCGCTGCCTGCGTCACATCAGAAGGCACTGGAGGCGCTGAAGTCAGCGGCCATCAACAACCTGACGCCGCTGGACGCGCTCAACCTGTTGGCGAAGCTCCAGCGCGAGCTGGAGTAG
- a CDS encoding transporter: protein MVAPQGAEVFRPTTAGPFVTFTALTTPRGYLLFQPILSVSPTRGAYDARERYTPFSEDESEHCAALSLFMEYGVLDRLAVGAQLAVLHNRRREVAERASSTGMSDTLLFARGVLLSETPGARPEVTLQAQVKLPTGREASARNTLLDTDVRGTGNVDLTVGVDVTKGLRPVLLHLEVLYTRALEARVGGVDTRYGDTFSWSAAGEWPFLQERYALMLEVSGIHQGPTRLDGVQEAEGSLGEVMVGAGVEVLFSEDLQFLVGYQRVVWGRNTAAVDAFTVTLIPTY, encoded by the coding sequence GTGGTTGCCCCGCAGGGCGCTGAGGTGTTCCGCCCCACCACCGCGGGTCCGTTCGTCACCTTCACCGCGCTGACCACGCCGCGCGGATATCTCCTGTTCCAGCCCATCCTGTCCGTCTCACCCACCCGGGGGGCATATGACGCGCGGGAGCGCTACACGCCCTTCTCGGAGGACGAGTCCGAGCACTGCGCCGCGCTGAGCCTCTTCATGGAGTACGGCGTCCTGGACCGACTGGCCGTGGGGGCGCAGCTGGCGGTGCTGCACAACCGGCGACGCGAGGTGGCGGAGCGGGCCTCCTCCACGGGGATGAGCGACACCCTCCTCTTCGCGCGGGGCGTCCTGTTGAGCGAGACACCGGGCGCGAGGCCCGAGGTGACGCTCCAGGCCCAGGTGAAGCTCCCCACGGGGCGTGAGGCGAGCGCGAGGAACACCCTGCTCGACACCGACGTGCGCGGCACGGGGAACGTGGACCTGACGGTGGGCGTGGATGTCACCAAGGGGCTGCGGCCCGTGCTGCTGCACCTGGAGGTGCTCTACACCCGTGCGCTCGAGGCGCGCGTCGGTGGCGTGGACACCCGATATGGGGACACGTTCTCCTGGAGCGCCGCCGGGGAGTGGCCCTTCCTCCAGGAGCGCTATGCCTTGATGTTGGAGGTGAGCGGCATACACCAGGGGCCGACCCGGCTCGACGGCGTCCAGGAGGCGGAGGGCTCGCTCGGAGAGGTGATGGTGGGCGCCGGAGTGGAGGTCCTCTTCAGTGAGGACCTCCAGTTCCTCGTGGGGTACCAGCGAGTCGTGTGGGGACGGAACACGGCGGCGGTGGATGCATTCACCGTGACGCTCATCCCCACCTACTGA